The stretch of DNA CACTCGCTGCCAAGGGGGGCCGTGGACGCGGCGGCCGCTCGCGCTCCGGTGCGGCCGGCGCGACGGGTTCCGGCGGCAGTTGGTGGGTCGGCGGAGGTGACAGCGGGGGCCACCACGGAGGTGGTTCCTGTGGTGGCGGTTCGTCCTGCGGCAGCAGCTCTTCGTGCGGCGGCGGTGGCGGTTGTGGCGGTGGCGGAGGCAGCTGACACGGGGCAGCTGGTCCGTCCATCTGTTGAAGTGCCCGGCAGGAGGCAACTCCTGCCGGGCACTTCGTCGTTGACTCATTGAACAGTTGAACTGTGCAGCCCCCGCGGGGGTGGAAACCCTCCGAAGTTGGGTAAAAGCGCAGTGGCAGTGCAGCAGTTCATGATTCCCTCTTAACCGTCAGCACCGCCCTCGGACGGACGACTTGGACATCAAGAACGTTCTCGTGGGCACGAGCCGGCATTCCGACCTCCCGGTCTCCGACCGGGTGCGCCGGCACCACCTCCATTGCGTGTTAGCGGAGCCGACCCATGCTCACGACCCTGAAGACTGTCTATACCGACACGTGCGCCGCGGACCTCGCCTGGACCCTTGGGCGCGAGCCGCTGCCCGCACTCGCCACACTCGAACTGGAGCTTGTCGACGCGAGAATGGAGCTGAGGCTCCTCGGCGCATCGCACCAGGTGCTTCTCGAAGAGGAGCAGGGCACCTGCTCCGAGACCGTCGCCTGCATCCCCGGCAGCAGTACGCCACTTCCGCTCGGCGTCTCCAAGCGCCTCGGCGAGTGGGAGTACGAATTCGCGGCGCGCGTCGAGACCCTCTCGCGCGGTCAGTTCGCGGGCCGCGCACAAGAGTTGCTCGCCCTGGTGGCCGAGCACCCGCATGGTCTGGCCGGGGTCTTCCCCGGCAGTCCGCACGCGTTCACGGCCATGCTGGCGCAGCGGCACGAAGGCGCGGTGCAGTGGCGCACCTGGCATGCCTACCCGCAGGACGGGCAACTCGTGGCGACCCGCACCCGGGTGGGTGTGCGAATGCCGGCCGTGCTCTGAGCGCTCTGACCAATGCGCCCCATATACACCTCGGACGCCTAGTTGCACCCTTGTGGGTGACTGGATGTGTGAGTTCGGTGACGTAGCGTTCCCAAGGTGATCGAGCCGTCAACACATTTACCGGTGACGCCCCGGACAGGACGGTTCCTCGTCCTGGTGGGCGTCTTCATCTGCGCGGCCTGCGGTCTGGTGTACGAACTCGAACTGGTCGCCCTCGCCTCGTACTTGATCGGTGACTCGGTCACGCAGGCGTCGGTGGTCCTCTCGGTGATGGTCTTCGCCATGGGCATCGGCTCCCTGCTCGCCAAGCACCTGCGGTGCCGTGCCGCGGTCGGGTTCGGCCTGGTCGAGGCGGCGCTCGCGCTGGTCGGCGGGCTGAGCGCGATGGCCTTGTACGCGGCGTTCGCCTGGACCGGCGACCGGGGCGAGGTCTGGGCGGGCGGCTCGCGCTATCTCCTCGTCGCCTTCTCGCTCGCCATCGGCCTGCTCATCGGCGCCGAAGTGCCGCTGCTCATGGCGCTCATCCAACGGATCAGACGACAGGACGCCAGCGGCGCCCTGTCGGACCTCTTCGCCGCGGACTACGTGGGCGCGCTGGTGGGCGGCCTCGCTTTCCCCTTCATCCTGCTCCCCCTGCTCGGCCAGCTGACGGGGGCGCTGATCACCGGCGCGGTCAACGCGCTCGCGGGCGGCGCGCTCGTGTTCGGCCTGTTCCGGCACGACTTGAGCGTGCGCGGCCGCTGGGCCCTGCTCGTCGCGAACGTCACCGTCCTCGGCCTGCTCGCCTCGGCCGCCGTCCTCGTCGGCGACTTCGAGGCGGCGGCACGCCGGGCGGTCTACGGCAAGGACGTGCGGGTCGCCGTGCAGACCGACGTCCAGGAAGTGGTCCTCACCGGCGGCAGGGACGATTCGCTCGACCTCTACCTCGACGGGCGCCTGCGGGTCAGCGGCCGTGACGGGCAGCGCTACCACCGGGGGCTCGTCGGCCCCGCGATGAACGGCAGGCACGCGCGCGTGCTGATCCTCGGCGGCGGCGACGGCCTCGCGGCGCGCGAGGTGCTGCGGCATCGGGGGGTGCGCCGGGTGGACATCGTCGAACTCGACCCGGGGGTGGTGCGGTTGGCGCGCAGCGACCCCGCGCTGAGCGAGCTGAACGGACAGGTCTACAGCGACCCCCGGGTGCGGGTGGAGCACGCCGACGCGTTCCACTGGCTGCGCTCGCCCCCTCGTACGTACGACGTGGTGATCTCCGATCTGCCCGACCCCGGCATCACCGCGAGCACCAAGTTCTACTCCCAGGAGTTCTACGGCCTCGCGGCGCTGGCACTGGCCGAGGGCGGACGCCTCGCCGTGCACGCGGGGCCGATGGCCGACAGGCCGCGCGTCTTCTGGACGGTGGAGGCGACGCTGCGGGCGGCGGGGCTCCTTACCGAGCCGTACCGCGTGGGCGGCAGGCTCTCCGGGTTCGCGGCGGGCCCCGACCGGACGGCGGACGGCGCGTCCGCGCCGCGTGACTGGGGCTTCGTCCTGGCGGCCAGGTCCCGGCCGGTCCTCGAACCGCCCGGGACGGCGGCGCTGCTGCCGGTGGGCCTGGCGTCCGCCGATCGGACGCGGATGCGGGGTCCGCGGGGTCTTCCCCCCTCCACGCTGGTGCATCCGCGGTACGCGAACTGACGAACTGACGTACATGGTGTCGGCCACGTGGGTAGGCTCGACTGCCATGGAGCATGAGGTGTTCGTTCCGGTTCCCGCCGACCGTCTTCAGCAGGTGCTGAGCGACCCCGAGCAGGTCGCCGGGGCGGTGCCCGGACTTCAGCGCGACGCCGACGAGTCCGCGTCGCCGCTCTCCGGCCGTCTCAAGGTGCGGGTCGGCGGTCACACCATCACGTATCGCGGCGCGGCGCGGGTCGCCCCACGCGGCGACGGGTCGTTCGCGATCGAGGGCGAGGGCGTGGAGGTGCGGGGCGGCGGCTCCGTGAAGCTCTCGCTGACGGTGCGGCTTGATCCTGCGTCTGCCGAGGACGGCGTTGCCGGCGATGCCGGGACCCGGGTGATCTTCTCCGGTACGGGTGCGGGGGAGGGGCGCGTCGCCGAAAGTTCTCCACAGGCTGTGGAGGGGGCGGTGCGGAGGCTCCTTGAGCGGTTCGCGGAGGGGTTGAGGCGGGGGGCCGAGCCTGAGCCTGAGCCTGAGCGTGCGGCGCCTGAACCGGTCGAACCGGTCGTGGTCGAGCCCGTCGAGGCGGCCACCGTCTTCGAGACGGAGGTGCCGCCGTCGTCGTTCGAGGAGGACGACGACGTGGATGAGGTCGTGGTGCCGCCTGCTGAGGCCGCCCATGCCCGGCGGACGATGATCGGCCGGAGCGCGGAGGAGGTCGACCACGCGCCGCCCCGGGGGCGGTACGCCCCCGCGCCCGCGGCGGAGTCCCTGTCCACCTCCGCCACGCTGCGGTGGGCCGCGCCTGCGGCCGCGGTGGTGCTGGCCTCGGCGATCGTGGTGGGGCGGGCGCTTCGGCGCAGGCGCTGAATCCTCCCCGACCCCGCCCCTTCCCGAAAACCCGCTCTGGCGCGGGAGCCTTGGTTGCCGTCATCACCGGCTCCGCCGAGAGCGTCCTCAAACGCCGGACGGGCTGAGAGTTTCAGCCCCTCCGGCGTCCCCGACCCCGCCCCTTCCCGAAAACCCGCTCTGGCGCGGGGGCCTTGCGTGCCGTCATCGCCGGCTCCGCCGAGATCGTCCTCAAACGCCGGACGGGCTGAGAGTTTCAGCCCCTCCGGCGTTTGAGGAGCGGGGTCTGGGGCGGAGCCCCAGGTAGGTCCGGGGCGCAGGCACGGTTTTCGGGAAGGGGCGGGGTTGGGGAAAGATCTGGGCCCGTAGTGTCGACCCCGTGAGTAGCGAAGAAGACGTGACACTGACCGCGGGCGACGCGGAAGTTACCGTGCAGGCGGGGAACGGCTGCCGGGTCGGGAGCCTCAAGGTCGGCGGGGTCGAACTGCTGAGGCAAGGCGCCCGCTACGGCTGCTTCCCCATGGCCCCCTGGGCAGGACGTATCCGCGAGGGCAGGTTCCGCAACGGCGGCACGGTCCACCAGATGCCCCTGAACTCCCCGCCCCACGCCATCCACGGCTTCGCGAGGGACGCCGCATGGCGCACCGCCCGCGCGGGCAAGAGCGAGGCCGCGTTCACGTACGACCTCACCGATCCCTGGCCCTACGAAGGCCGCGTCACGCAGATCGTCGAGCTCACCGAGGACTCCCTCACCCTCACCCTCGGCATCGAGACGTACGGCGACTCCTTCCCCGCCCAGGCGGGCTGGCACCCGTGGTTCAACCGCAGCCTCGGGGACGAGGACGTGCAGGTGAGCTTCAGCCCCTCCTGGCAGGAGGAGCGCGGCGACGACCACCTCCCCACCGGCCACCGCATCGCCCCCACCCCCGGCCCCTGGGACGACTGCTTCGGCATGCCCGACGGCGTCGACGTCACCCTCACCTGGCCGGAGCGGATCGAGCTCACAGTGAAGAGCCGTGAGCAGTGGGTCGTCGTGTACGACGAGCAGGAAGCCGCCGTCTGCGTGGAGCCGCAGACCGGGCCGCCGAACGGGCTCAACACCCTGCCCCGCCTGGTCACCCCCATCGACCCCCTGGAGACGTCGACGACCTGGACCTGGACGCGTCTCTGAGCTCCTTGACGCGGCTTTAAGCTGACAGGCATGACTGACGACGTACGTGGCGCCCTGCTGCAGCAGATCAAGGACAAGGCCGTGGTGCACGGCAAGGTGACCCTCTCCTCGGGTCTCGAAGCCGATTACTACATCGACCTGCGCCGCATCACCCTCGACGGCGAGGCCGCCCCCCTGGTCGGCCAGGTCCTTCTCGACCTCACCGCCGACCTCGACTTCGACGCCGTGGGCGGCCTCACCATGGGCGCCGACCCCGTCGCCGGCGCGATGCTGCACGCCTCCGCGGCGCGCGGCAAGCAGCTCGACGCCTTCGTCGTGCGCAAGGCCGCCAAGGCGCACGGCATGCAGCGCCGCGTCGAGGGCCCGGACATCAAGGGGCGCCGCGTACTCGTCGTCGAGGACACATCCACCACCGGTGGCTCCCCGCTCACCGCCGTCGAGGCCGTACGCGAGGCCGGTGCCGAGGTCGTCGGCGTCGCGACCATCGTGGACCGCGCCACCGGGGCGGGCGAGAAGATCACCGAGGGCGCCGGGGTGCCGTACCTCTTCGCGTACTCCAAGGACGACCTCGGCCTGGACTAGGACATCCCCGGGGGCCGGACCGGATCCGGTATGTGCCGGGCGGCCTGAGCCGCCCGGCAGATCTGGAAAGATGGGGGCGACGATGACGTCGCCCCCTTAGGTCAGGGCCAAGCACACACCCGCACATCACAAGGAGCGGACACATGCCCATCGCAACCCCCGAGGTCTACGCCGAGATGCTGGACCGGGCGAAGGCAGGCAAGTTCGCCTACCCGGCCATCAACGTGACCTCCTCGCAGACGCTGCACGCCGCACTGCGCGGTTTCGCGGAGGCCGAGAGCGACGGCATCATCCAGATCTCCACCGGTGGTGCGGAGTTCCTGGGCGGCCAGCACAACAAGGACATGGTGACGGGCGCCGTGGCCCTCGCCGAGTTCGCGCACATCGTCGCCGCGAAGTACGACATCACCGTCGCGCTGCACACCGACCACTGCCCCAAGGACAAGCTGGACACCTACGTCCGTCCGCTGCTCGACGTCTCCGCCGAGCGCGTCAAGGCCGGTCGTAACCCGCTCTTCCAGTCGCACATGTGGGACGGCTCCGCCGAGACCCTCGCCGACAACCTGGCCATCGGCCAGGAGCTGCTCGCGAAGGCCGCCGCCGCGAAGATCATCCTTGAGGTGGAGATCACCCCGACCGGCGGTGAGGAAGACGGCGTCACGCACGAGATCAACGACGAGCTGTACACGACCGTCGACGACGCGCTGCGTACGGCTGAGGCGCTCGGTCTCGGCGAGAAGGGCCGCTACCTGCTCGCCGCGTCCTTCGGCAACG from Streptomyces sp. BA2 encodes:
- a CDS encoding DUF2617 family protein, coding for MLTTLKTVYTDTCAADLAWTLGREPLPALATLELELVDARMELRLLGASHQVLLEEEQGTCSETVACIPGSSTPLPLGVSKRLGEWEYEFAARVETLSRGQFAGRAQELLALVAEHPHGLAGVFPGSPHAFTAMLAQRHEGAVQWRTWHAYPQDGQLVATRTRVGVRMPAVL
- a CDS encoding polyamine aminopropyltransferase — protein: MIEPSTHLPVTPRTGRFLVLVGVFICAACGLVYELELVALASYLIGDSVTQASVVLSVMVFAMGIGSLLAKHLRCRAAVGFGLVEAALALVGGLSAMALYAAFAWTGDRGEVWAGGSRYLLVAFSLAIGLLIGAEVPLLMALIQRIRRQDASGALSDLFAADYVGALVGGLAFPFILLPLLGQLTGALITGAVNALAGGALVFGLFRHDLSVRGRWALLVANVTVLGLLASAAVLVGDFEAAARRAVYGKDVRVAVQTDVQEVVLTGGRDDSLDLYLDGRLRVSGRDGQRYHRGLVGPAMNGRHARVLILGGGDGLAAREVLRHRGVRRVDIVELDPGVVRLARSDPALSELNGQVYSDPRVRVEHADAFHWLRSPPRTYDVVISDLPDPGITASTKFYSQEFYGLAALALAEGGRLAVHAGPMADRPRVFWTVEATLRAAGLLTEPYRVGGRLSGFAAGPDRTADGASAPRDWGFVLAARSRPVLEPPGTAALLPVGLASADRTRMRGPRGLPPSTLVHPRYAN
- a CDS encoding SRPBCC domain-containing protein — its product is MEHEVFVPVPADRLQQVLSDPEQVAGAVPGLQRDADESASPLSGRLKVRVGGHTITYRGAARVAPRGDGSFAIEGEGVEVRGGGSVKLSLTVRLDPASAEDGVAGDAGTRVIFSGTGAGEGRVAESSPQAVEGAVRRLLERFAEGLRRGAEPEPEPERAAPEPVEPVVVEPVEAATVFETEVPPSSFEEDDDVDEVVVPPAEAAHARRTMIGRSAEEVDHAPPRGRYAPAPAAESLSTSATLRWAAPAAAVVLASAIVVGRALRRRR
- a CDS encoding aldose epimerase family protein, translated to MSSEEDVTLTAGDAEVTVQAGNGCRVGSLKVGGVELLRQGARYGCFPMAPWAGRIREGRFRNGGTVHQMPLNSPPHAIHGFARDAAWRTARAGKSEAAFTYDLTDPWPYEGRVTQIVELTEDSLTLTLGIETYGDSFPAQAGWHPWFNRSLGDEDVQVSFSPSWQEERGDDHLPTGHRIAPTPGPWDDCFGMPDGVDVTLTWPERIELTVKSREQWVVVYDEQEAAVCVEPQTGPPNGLNTLPRLVTPIDPLETSTTWTWTRL
- the pyrE gene encoding orotate phosphoribosyltransferase — its product is MTDDVRGALLQQIKDKAVVHGKVTLSSGLEADYYIDLRRITLDGEAAPLVGQVLLDLTADLDFDAVGGLTMGADPVAGAMLHASAARGKQLDAFVVRKAAKAHGMQRRVEGPDIKGRRVLVVEDTSTTGGSPLTAVEAVREAGAEVVGVATIVDRATGAGEKITEGAGVPYLFAYSKDDLGLD
- the fbaA gene encoding class II fructose-bisphosphate aldolase, translating into MPIATPEVYAEMLDRAKAGKFAYPAINVTSSQTLHAALRGFAEAESDGIIQISTGGAEFLGGQHNKDMVTGAVALAEFAHIVAAKYDITVALHTDHCPKDKLDTYVRPLLDVSAERVKAGRNPLFQSHMWDGSAETLADNLAIGQELLAKAAAAKIILEVEITPTGGEEDGVTHEINDELYTTVDDALRTAEALGLGEKGRYLLAASFGNVHGVYKPGNVVLRPELLKDLQEGVAAKHGKAAGSQPFDFVFHGGSGSTAEEIATALENGVVKMNLDTDTQYAFTRPVADHMFKNYDGVLKVDGEVGSKKTYDPRTWGKAAEAGMAKRVTEACANLRSSGTKLK